Within the Prevotella scopos JCM 17725 genome, the region GAGAATAGGCTGATGGTTGTTTCTGCAAGTCTTCAGGCAACAATGACCTTGGCAGGCAACGATAACATTGATATTATTCAGCTTGGTGGTATGGTTCGCCATAGCAGTGTGTCGGTTGTTGGACAATATAGTATGGAGATTTTACGTGGCTGTTCATTCACAAAATTGTTTTTGGGTGTGGATGGTATCGACCTTGACTTTGGTATCTCTACAACCGACATACGTGAAGCAGAACTAAACAGAAGTATGATGCAGGCAGCACAAAAGACTATTGTCTTAGCCGACTCAAGTAAGTTTGGTCGAAGAGGCTTCGCCAAGATTAGCGGACTAGAGGAGGTTGACATCATCATTACCGACTCCAAGATACCGCAGTATATGGCCCGTAAGATAGAAGAAATGGGAATAGAACTAATCATTGCAGGCTCTTAGAGCGTGTAATAAGACATAAATTTAGAAACTTATTAATTATTTACGATTATGAAAATACCATCAGAGTTTGACCCTATCCGTCCTTTCGAGCCGGAAGAATTACCAGCTGTATATGATCGAATTCTTGCCGATAAGCAGTTTCAAATGGTGCTGGCTTACCTCTACCCTGATGTTCCAGCAGAGGCGATAGCAAAAAAGATGCACGCTTGTAAGACAAATCTTGATTTCCAAAAAACATTCTGCTATCCTTTCCTCCAGCGTCTTGTCACGGAGTTGAGCTTAGGTTGTAGCATGGATGCAGTCAATATCAATACACGCAAACGCTATACGTTTGTCAGCAACCATCGTGACATTGTGCTCGACTCTGCCTTCCTCGATAAACTGCTCATTGACGTTGGTTTTAATACCACATGTGAGATTGCAATCGGTGACAACCTCCTCTCACAGGATTGGGTACGTGATCTGGTTCGTATCAACAAGTCGTTTACCGTTGAGCGCGCCCTTCATTCAGTAGAGATGTTACGCGCCAGCAAACGTATGTCAGAGTATATTCACTTCGCTATTGCCGAGAAAAAAGAGAACGTTTGGATTGCACAACGAGAAGGAAGAGCTAAGAACTCTAACGATCTTACGCAACCTGCCATCTTAAAGATGATGGCTATGGGGGGCGAAGGCAGCATCATTGATCGTCTAAAACAGCTCCACATCGTTCCGTTGGCCATCTCATACGAGTACGATCCATGCGACTATCTAAAAGCTCGTGAGTATCAGTTACGCCGTGACATTCCTTATTGGAAGAAGACTGCCGAAGACGATCTTGAGAGTATGTTAGTAGGAATCAAGGGCTACAAGGGACACATCTTCTACAAATGTGCGCCTTGCATTGACGAATGGCTTGACACAGTAGATGAGGACTTACCAAAGAACAAACTCTTCGACGCTATTGCAGCTCACATCGATCACGAAATTCACTGCAACTATAAGCTCTACCCTGTCAACTACGTGGCACTGGATATGATTCAGGACACACGTGTTTACGAAGAGTATTACACTGCGGAAGACTATCAGAACTTCAATGCTTATCTTGATGGTCAGATTGAAAAGATTGAAATTGAGAATCGTGATGATAAATTCTTACGCACCTGCTTACTCACACAGTATGCTTATCCTGCAAAGAATTACATCGCTGCATCATCTGAAAATGGTCGTTTTAAATCGCTACTGAATCGTCTCACCTTTAAGAAATAATAAATCGTGAACTGGTTCAGAAAAACAAACTACAGACTATTGACTATAGTAACGGCACTCGTGTCGTTACTCATAGTCACGGCCTGTGACCACGACTTCTATGAAACAGGCGATGGTGAACTCTCTTATCTACATACTGATTTTGTTGAGGCGAAGACAAACGAATTTTCTGCTTTTACTTCAGCAACAACCGATGACGGCACACAACTGACCTTAAAACCTGCAGTAAAGACACTATGGGCAAAAAGTGCCGATTCCACCTATCGTGCTATACTATATTATAATAAGGTAGAAAATGGCGTTACTTCATCTTTTGCCATCAACCCAGTTGCCGTCTTACACCCACGCTTGGCACTCGATTTTCCAACAATACACACTGACCCTGTTGGCTTTGAAAGTGTATGGATGAGCAAGAACAGAAAATATCTGAATCTTACGCTTAACTTGAAGACAGGGAAGACGGATAACAAAAAGATTGTTCAGGCTTTATCCATTGTCTGCGACTCCATCAAGAAACAACCTTCTGGTGGACGTAACTTCTACCTCCGATTGTATCATCATCAAAATGGAGTACCAGAATACTACAGCAAACGCATTTTCACAAGTATTCCTTTGGACGGTATTAAGCAGATGGACACCATTTATTTGAATATCAATACTTATAAAGGACAAGTCAGTAAGCACTTTGCTTACTAATGATAAGTTCTGGGGAAGAGGTCTTTAAGGCCTTAACTCCCCCCAAAAACGATGAAAGACACCCAATGAAGAAGCATAATCACTTTCGGCACTAACGACCTTTTTGACTTTTTCTATGTAAATTGGATTTTTTTAATG harbors:
- a CDS encoding 1-acyl-sn-glycerol-3-phosphate acyltransferase gives rise to the protein MKIPSEFDPIRPFEPEELPAVYDRILADKQFQMVLAYLYPDVPAEAIAKKMHACKTNLDFQKTFCYPFLQRLVTELSLGCSMDAVNINTRKRYTFVSNHRDIVLDSAFLDKLLIDVGFNTTCEIAIGDNLLSQDWVRDLVRINKSFTVERALHSVEMLRASKRMSEYIHFAIAEKKENVWIAQREGRAKNSNDLTQPAILKMMAMGGEGSIIDRLKQLHIVPLAISYEYDPCDYLKAREYQLRRDIPYWKKTAEDDLESMLVGIKGYKGHIFYKCAPCIDEWLDTVDEDLPKNKLFDAIAAHIDHEIHCNYKLYPVNYVALDMIQDTRVYEEYYTAEDYQNFNAYLDGQIEKIEIENRDDKFLRTCLLTQYAYPAKNYIAASSENGRFKSLLNRLTFKK
- a CDS encoding DeoR/GlpR family DNA-binding transcription regulator, which codes for MTKEDRQNAILDQLLTQESVLVSDLATSLDVSLVTIRKDLTELEKAGKLYRSHGKAILINPFTNNRSVNEKEKLKVEEKQLIGAEAVKLLVKDDSIILASGTTIHALACNIHPENRLMVVSASLQATMTLAGNDNIDIIQLGGMVRHSSVSVVGQYSMEILRGCSFTKLFLGVDGIDLDFGISTTDIREAELNRSMMQAAQKTIVLADSSKFGRRGFAKISGLEEVDIIITDSKIPQYMARKIEEMGIELIIAGS